Proteins from a genomic interval of Calditerricola satsumensis:
- the bioD gene encoding dethiobiotin synthase: protein MSGLFITGTDTDVGKTFVGACLAAALHRRGRDVGVMKPAQSGYAPGDPASDAARLSRWAGARDPMDLVCPFAYEEPLAPEVAAARAGRPIDPMRVRAALAELSRRHRHLLVEGAGGLLVPLAPGWTVADLAVEAGFPLLVVARPGLGTVNHTLLTVFYARSRGLEVAGVVLNGYEEPLGVSERVNPSLIERYGNVPVIGRLPRLPALPEPEEAAEWVERYLDVAAVEAWLDRQAAGKEETKR from the coding sequence GTGAGCGGGCTGTTCATCACCGGCACCGACACCGATGTGGGCAAAACCTTTGTCGGCGCGTGCCTGGCCGCCGCCTTGCACCGCCGCGGGCGCGACGTGGGCGTGATGAAGCCGGCGCAAAGCGGCTATGCGCCCGGTGACCCGGCCAGCGACGCGGCGCGCCTTTCGCGGTGGGCGGGGGCCCGCGACCCGATGGACCTCGTCTGCCCCTTTGCCTACGAGGAGCCGCTGGCGCCCGAGGTGGCCGCCGCGCGGGCCGGGCGGCCGATTGACCCGATGCGCGTGCGCGCGGCGCTGGCGGAACTTTCGCGCCGGCACCGCCACCTGCTCGTGGAAGGGGCCGGGGGCCTGCTCGTGCCCCTCGCCCCGGGGTGGACGGTGGCCGACCTCGCCGTGGAGGCGGGCTTTCCGCTGCTCGTCGTCGCCCGGCCGGGCCTGGGCACGGTCAACCACACGCTGCTCACCGTGTTTTACGCCCGTTCGCGGGGCCTGGAGGTGGCCGGGGTGGTGCTGAACGGCTACGAGGAGCCCCTCGGGGTGAGCGAGCGGGTCAACCCGTCCCTCATCGAACGTTACGGGAATGTGCCGGTGATCGGCCGCCTGCCGCGCCTTCCCGCCCTGCCGGAGCCGGAGGAGGCGGCGGAATGGGTTGAGCGGTACCTCGACGTGGCGGCGGTGGAGGCGTGGCTGGACCGCCAGGCGGCGGGCAAGGAGGAAACGAAGCGGTGA